From the Primulina tabacum isolate GXHZ01 chromosome 3, ASM2559414v2, whole genome shotgun sequence genome, one window contains:
- the LOC142538432 gene encoding protein LATERAL BRANCHING OXIDOREDUCTASE 1-like yields the protein MQEDEGLGYGSSLPVPSVQEIVRNDPTNIPEKYIKDDEDRPKDSDISHLSLHIPIIDLSLLSDGDEAERRKLDVACKEWGFFQVINHNCDEVIPNMKASVAAFFALPLTEKKKYAMAVDDIQGYGQGYVVSEDQKLDWNDLIFLMTLPSNTRNMKYWPLTIPSFKESVDEYAVEIQRVTDEIFKNLSLLMGKEENCLKDLHKGVKQGIRMNYYPNCCRPDLVLGVSPHSDASSITLLVQEDEITALQIKHKGEWVPVKPIPNAIVVNVGDVLEAWSNGIYKSIEHRAVTNEEKGRISVAAFVIPGNEAELNPVETMVDDDRSPQIYRNDVKYIDYLRYTLAKKMDGKLANIEYLKLET from the exons ATGCAAGAAGATGAAGGATTAGGCTATGGAAGCTCCTTGCCTGTGCCAAGTGTTCAAGAAATCGTAAGAAATGATCCCACGAATATCCCCGAAAAGTACATCAAAGACGACGAGGATAGACCTAAAGATTCTGATATATCCCATCTTTCTTTACATATTCCTATCATAGATCTTTCTCTGCTTTCCGATGGAGACGAAGCCGAAAGAAGAAAGTTGGATGTTGCATGTAAGGAATGGGGTTTCTTCCAG GTAATTAACCACAACTGTGATGAAGTTATACCCAACATGAAGGCAAGTGTAGCGGCGTTTTTCGCTCTCCCATTAACGGAGAAGAAGAAATATGCGATGGCCGTGGATGATATTCAAGGATATGGACAAGGTTACGTGGTCTCGGAGGATCAAAAACTCGATTGGAATGACCTTATTTTCTTGATGACACTGCCATCCAATACGAGGAATATGAAGTATTGGCCTCTCACAATACCCTCTTTCAA GGAATCTGTAGACGAATACGCGGTCGAAATTCAAAGGGTGACGgatgaaatatttaaaaacttGTCGTTATTAATGGGGAAGGAAGAAAATTGTCTGAAAGATTTGCATAAAGGTGTGAAACAAGGCATTAGAATGAACTATTACCCAAACTGTTGTAGGCCTGACTTGGTACTTGGAGTCAGCCCACATTCTGATGCTAGTTCAATCACTCTACTCGTGCAAGAAGATGAAATCACTGCACTACAAATAAAGCACAAGGGGGAATGGGTGCCAGTTAAGCCTATCCCAAATGCGATTGTTGTCAACGTAGGTGATGTTCTCGAG GCTTGGAGCAATGGGATATACAAGAGCATCGAGCATAGAGCGGTTACTAACGAAGAAAAAGGAAGAATATCCGTGGCGGCATTCGTGATCCCAGGCAATGAGGCTGAGTTGAACCCAGTGGAAACCATGGTGGACGATGATCGCTCCCCACAAATTTACAGAAATGACGTTAAATATATAGATTATCTTAGATACACTCTAGCCAAGAAAATGGATGGCAAGTTGGCAAACATAGAATATCTCAAGTTGGAGACCTAA
- the LOC142540434 gene encoding E3 ubiquitin-protein ligase SDIR1-like isoform X1, with protein sequence MSFVFRGTGGDIETGFQGLIPERRAVRVHAARPVNSNSLAFLVTVLLLFMILNSHQMSPNFLLWLVLGVFFMATTLRMYATCQQLQAQAQAHAVAASGLLGHTELRLHMPPSIALATRGRLQGLRLQLALLDREFDDLDYETLRALDADNIPAASMTEEEINALPVHKYKVSGPQSIGPSVVQTSSSTSIEKKQDPSNAQGSIKTSDDDLTCSVCLEQVDVGELIRSLPCLHQFHVNCIDPWLRQQGTCPVCKFRAGSQWSETGQGEDDASYMV encoded by the exons ATGAGTTTTGTTTTCCGAGGCACGGGAGGAGATATAGAAACTGGTTTCCAAGGATTGATTCCTGAGCGGCGTGCAGTG CGGGTTCATGCTGCACGACCAGTCAATTCAAACTCGCTTGCTTTTCTTGTCACAG TGCTATTGCTGTTTATGATTTTGAACTCGCATCAAATGTCTCCTAATTTTTTG CTTTGGCTTGTGCTTGGTGTCTTTTTTATGGCAACCACCCTTAGGATGTACGCAACTTGTCAGCAACTTCAAGCACAGGCTCAAGCTCATGCTGTTGCTGCTAGTGGACTTCTTGGCCACACAGAACTACGGCTGCACATGCCACCATCTATAGCTCTCGCGACGAGGGGGAGGTTGCAAGGTCTCAGACTCCAGCTTGCTCTTCTGGACAGGGAATTTGATGATTTAG ATTATGAAACATTGCGAGCACTGGATGCTGACAATATTCCCGCGGCCTCTATGACCGAGGAAGAGATCAATGCTCTTCCAGTTCACAAGTACAAGGTGTCAGGCCCTCAAAG CATTGGTCCATCTGTAGTGCAAACTTCTTCTTCAACTTCAATTGAG AAGAAGCAAGATCCTTCAAATGCACAAGGGTCAATAAAGACCTCGGATGATGATTTGACATGTAGTGTTTGCTTGGAGCAAGTTGATGTTGGAGAGCTCATTCGTAGCTTGCCATGCTTGCACCAG TTTCATGTAAATTGCATTGATCCATGGCTACGGCAACAAGGGACATGCCCAGTTTGCAAATTTAGAGCCGGATCACAATGGTCTGAGACTGGACAAGGAGAAGACGATGCTTCATATATGGTCTAG
- the LOC142538986 gene encoding uncharacterized protein LOC142538986 yields the protein MEDKLNKKIKSCCKKKQKHQHPNDQTTRPTSDFSFKPSAQVKGLRFGGQFIVKSFTIRRAGTLELLRLLSIPPANYHNQPKPRFPSTTVYVPTNFTILAHEAWHTLTLGLGTKKSKVVLFVLESENMKAAMDRFWPPEIPMGEVNKKLIRGLTGCEMSRFKFRKGCVTFYVYAVRRIGNMGFACAQDLKMILQSVVALKDFIDHTAMLALPNQRSISYTPPVAAVH from the coding sequence ATGGAAGATAAACTGAACAAGAAGATCAAGAGCTGCTGCAAGAAGAAGCAGAAGCACCAGCACCCGAACGACCAGACAACCAGACCCACATCTGATTTCTCCTTCAAACCCAGCGCACAAGTCAAGGGTCTCAGATTTGGGGGCCAATTCATCGTAAAATCCTTCACTATCCGACGTGCCGGTACTCTCGAACTACTCCGCCTACTCTCCATTCCTCCCGCCAACTACCACAACCAACCCAAACCGCGGTTCCCTTCGACCACCGTGTACGTGCCTACCAACTTCACGATCCTCGCTCACGAGGCTTGGCACACGCTCACATTAGGTCTGGGGACGAAAAAATCCAAGGTGGTGCTCTTCGTTCTGGAATCGGAGAATATGAAGGCCGCGATGGATAGATTCTGGCCGCCGGAGATTCCCATGGGTGAAGTGAATAAGAAGCTGATCAGAGGGCTGACGGGCTGCGAAATGTCCCGGTTCAAATTCAGGAAAGGATGTGTAACTTTCTACGTTTACGCCGTTCGAAGGATTGGCAACATGGGTTTCGCTTGCGCGCAGGATCTGAAAATGATTCTGCAATCGGTGGTTGCGCTCAAGGATTTCATAGATCACACGGCGATGCTCGCCTTGCCTAACCAGAGAAGCATCAGCTACACCCCGCCGGTCGCTGCCGTTCATTAG
- the LOC142540434 gene encoding E3 ubiquitin-protein ligase SDIR1-like isoform X2 — translation MSFVFRGTGGDIETGFQGLIPERRAVRVHAARPVNSNSLAFLVTVLLLFMILNSHQMSPNFLLWLVLGVFFMATTLRMYATCQQLQAQAQAHAVAASGLLGHTELRLHMPPSIALATRGRLQGLRLQLALLDREFDDLDYETLRALDADNIPAASMTEEEINALPVHKYKVSGPQSIGPSVVQTSSSTSIEKQDPSNAQGSIKTSDDDLTCSVCLEQVDVGELIRSLPCLHQFHVNCIDPWLRQQGTCPVCKFRAGSQWSETGQGEDDASYMV, via the exons ATGAGTTTTGTTTTCCGAGGCACGGGAGGAGATATAGAAACTGGTTTCCAAGGATTGATTCCTGAGCGGCGTGCAGTG CGGGTTCATGCTGCACGACCAGTCAATTCAAACTCGCTTGCTTTTCTTGTCACAG TGCTATTGCTGTTTATGATTTTGAACTCGCATCAAATGTCTCCTAATTTTTTG CTTTGGCTTGTGCTTGGTGTCTTTTTTATGGCAACCACCCTTAGGATGTACGCAACTTGTCAGCAACTTCAAGCACAGGCTCAAGCTCATGCTGTTGCTGCTAGTGGACTTCTTGGCCACACAGAACTACGGCTGCACATGCCACCATCTATAGCTCTCGCGACGAGGGGGAGGTTGCAAGGTCTCAGACTCCAGCTTGCTCTTCTGGACAGGGAATTTGATGATTTAG ATTATGAAACATTGCGAGCACTGGATGCTGACAATATTCCCGCGGCCTCTATGACCGAGGAAGAGATCAATGCTCTTCCAGTTCACAAGTACAAGGTGTCAGGCCCTCAAAG CATTGGTCCATCTGTAGTGCAAACTTCTTCTTCAACTTCAATTGAG AAGCAAGATCCTTCAAATGCACAAGGGTCAATAAAGACCTCGGATGATGATTTGACATGTAGTGTTTGCTTGGAGCAAGTTGATGTTGGAGAGCTCATTCGTAGCTTGCCATGCTTGCACCAG TTTCATGTAAATTGCATTGATCCATGGCTACGGCAACAAGGGACATGCCCAGTTTGCAAATTTAGAGCCGGATCACAATGGTCTGAGACTGGACAAGGAGAAGACGATGCTTCATATATGGTCTAG
- the LOC142538433 gene encoding uncharacterized protein LOC142538433, which translates to MASDLEPVAVTPQKHDPAWKHCQMYKIGDKVQLKCIYCEKIFKGGGIHRIKEHLACQKGNAATCLRVLPDVRLQMLESLNGVAAKKRKKQKLTEETSSYDNPGTIVVDPLSNNCDLKTDVDLLPVPELLEHNVDVYSSREDIVSGNIGGRKKKGRIRKAPDVANANAIAFNSFQAMKTKKISDPVYMALGRFFFDVGLPAEAVNSAYFKPMVDAIASQGVEAISPSFHDLRSWILKNAVHESRSDVDKCRRDWENNGCTILVDERNLKKGKTFVNFFVYCPLGTVFLRSADVSDTGGSADALYDLLKQTVEEVGMKNVLQVVTSSEDRYIIAGRRLSDTCPTVFWSPCTLHCIDLMLKDIGELPRVKIILDQAKSISRFVYSNHVVLNMMRRFTFGIDLVDLGITRYSTDFATLKRMLNVRHYLQSMIASEEWMESPYSKKPVAFSIQNYVNNESFWSTCASIIRLTDPLLRLQRIVCSEKRPAMGYVCAGIYRAKETIKKELADTEDYLLYWNIIDRRWEQVQHHPLHAAGFYFNPRFFYNLEGDVHHHFRSLVYDCIEKLVSDPKIQDKIMKETASFQGAVGDFGRKMAVRARDTLLPTEWWSAYGGGCPNLAHLAIRILSQTCSLFPHKLNHIPLEHMHERKNCLEHQRLSDLVFVQYNMSLKHVGKEQGCTDPISYEKFEIIEDWIMEKEIGSESSETADWMAVDPPLGNATLLGSSIDDFEALGSWI; encoded by the exons ATGGCTTCGGATTTGGAACCAGTAGCAGTGACTCCGCAAAAGCATGACCCAGCTTGGAAGCATTGTCAAATGTATAAGATTGGGGATAAAGTTCAGCTCAAGTGTATATACtgtgagaaaatttttaaaggtGGTGGGATTCATAGGATTAAAGAACACCTCGCGTGCCAGAAAGGGAATGCGGCGACTTGCTTGAGAGTTCTACCTGATGTACGGCTCCAAATGCTCGAGAGCTTAAATGGGGTTGCGgcaaagaagaggaagaaacAGAAGCTTACAGAGGAGACCTCTAGTTATGATAATCCAGGGACTATTGTTGTCGATCCATTAAGCAATAATTGTGATTTAAAGACTGACGTCGATTTGCTTCCCGTTCCTGAATTGCTTGAGCACAATGTGGATGTATATTCGAGTAGAGAAGACATTGTGAGCGGCAATATAGGTGGTAGAAAAAAGAAAGGGAGGATTAGGAAAGCGCCTGATGTGGCCAATGCTAATGCTATTGCTTTCAATAGTTTCCAAGCTATGAAAACAAAGAAGATTAGCGATCCAGTTTACATGGCATTGGGACGGTTTTTCTTCGATGTGGGGTTACCTGCGGAAGCTGTAAATTCTGCTTATTTTAAGCCAATGGTTGATGCGATTGCCTCTCAGGGAGTAGAGGCTATTAGCCCATCTTTCCATGATCTTAGGAGCTGGATTTTGAAAAATGCGGTACATGAATCCAGGAGTGATGTTGATAAATGTAGAAGAGATTGGGAAAATAATGGGTGCACTATTTTGGTGGATGAGCGGAATTTGAAAAAGGGTAAGACCTTTGTTAACTTTTTCGTGTATTGTCCACTAGGTACAGTCTTTTTGAGATCTGCTGATGTATCCGACACCGGAGGTTCTGCAGATGCCCTTTATGATTTACTTAAGCAGACAGTGGAAGAAGTtggtatgaaaaatgttttgCAAGTAGTAACAAGTAGCGAAGATCGGTACATCATTGCCGGGAGGAGACTTTCCGACACATGTCCAACTGTTTTTTGGAGTCCTTGTACTCTTCATTGCATTGATTTAATGCTAAAGGACATTGGAGAACTTCCAAGGGTGAAGATTATACTTGACCAAGCAAAATCAATCTCAAGATTTGTTTATTCAAATCATGTTGTTTTGAACATGATGAGGCGATTCACATTTGGGATTGATTTAGTTGATCTGGGAATTACTCGCTACTCAACAGATTTTGCTACATTAAAAAGGATGTTAAATGTTCGACATTATTTGCAGTCTATGATTGCTTCCGAGGAGTGGATGGAAAGCCCGTACTCAAAAAAACCCGTGGCATTTTCTATACAAAATTATGTAAATAATGAATCGTTCTGGTCTACATGTGCCTCAATTATTCGTTTAACAGATCCACTCTTGCGACTTCAGAGGATTGTTTGTAGTGAAAAGAGGCCTGCTATGGGATATGTATGTGCTGGAATTTACAGAGCCAAAGAAACAATTAAAAAGGAACTTGCCGATACGGAAGACTATTTACTTTATTGGAACATCATTGATCGTAGGTGGGAACAAGTTCAGCATCATCCCCTTCATGCAGCTGGTTTCTATTTTAACCCCAGATTTTTTTACAATCTTGAAGGGGATGTGCATCATCATTTTCGATcactagtttatgattgtaTAGAGAAATTGGTTTCTGACCCTAAGATTCAAGACAAAATTATGAAGGAAACAGCATCGTTCCAAGGTGCTGTGGGAGATTTTGGGCGAAAGATGGCTGTTAGAGCTAGAGATACTTTACTCCCCA CTGAGTGGTGGTCAGCATATGGTGGGGGATGCCCGAATTTGGCTCACTTGGCTATTCGAATTCTCAGCCAAACTTGCAGTTTGTTCCCTCATAAGCTTAATCACATTCCTCTAGAACACATGCACGAAAGGAAAAATTGTTTGGAGCACCAGAGACTCAGTGACCTTGTCTTTGTTCAGTATAACATGTCCTTAAAGCACGT TGGAAAAGAACAGGGATGCACGGATCCAATTTCTtatgagaaatttgagatcatTGAAGATTGGATAATGGAGAAAGAAATAGGCTCTGAAAGTTCAGAAACTGCCGACTGGATGGCTGTTGATCCACCCTTAGGCAATGCTACGCTCTTAGGATCATCAATTGACGATTTTGAAGCCTTGGGTTCCTG GATTTGa
- the LOC142540433 gene encoding peptidyl-prolyl cis-trans isomerase FKBP20-1-like, which yields MSDSVDLTGDGGVLKTTIRRAKADAIAPSETLPLLDVHYEGICAETGDVFDTTHEDNTIFTFELGTGSVIKAWDIALRTMKVGEVVKITCKPEYAYGSAGSPPDVPPDSTLIFEVELVACRPRKGSSLGSVSDEKARLEELKKQRELAAAVKEEEKKKREEAKAAAAARIQAKLEAKRGKGKGKAT from the exons ATGAGTGATTCTGTTGATTTGACTGGGGATGGAGGTGTCCTGAAGACAACGATACGTCGAGCGAAAGCTGATGCCATTGCTCCTTCAGAGACCCTTCCTCTTCTCGATG TTCATTATGAAGGCATCTGTGCCGAAACTGGTGACGTCTTTGATACTACACATGAGGATAACACTATATTCACCTTTGAATTGGGCACCGGATCTGTGATTAAAGCATGGGATATTGCACTGAGAACCATGAAG GTTGGTGAGGTTGTAAAGATCACCTGTAAACCAGAATATGCCTATGGCAGTGCTGGTTCTCCACCTGATGTTCCCCCTGA TTCAACGCTCATTTTTGAGGTGGAGTTGGTAGCATGCCGTCCTCGTAAGGGTTCTAGTCTAGGCAGTGTTTCAGATGAGAAGGCTAGACTGGA GGAGCTCAAGAAGCAGAGGGAATTGGCAGCTGCAGTGAAAGAAgaagagaagaagaaaagagaagaAGCAAAGGCAGCAGCTGCTGCTAGGATTCAAGCCAAACTTGAAGCTAAGAGAGGAAAGGGTAAGGGCAAAGCTACATAA
- the LOC142540435 gene encoding LOW QUALITY PROTEIN: ribulose bisphosphate carboxylase/oxygenase activase, chloroplastic-like (The sequence of the model RefSeq protein was modified relative to this genomic sequence to represent the inferred CDS: inserted 1 base in 1 codon; deleted 2 bases in 2 codons), which translates to MAAALSTAGVVNHLPLNLHGSGAGAAVPSSSFLGTSLKKVNSSFVVKNPSSNLKIVAAEGAKKXDRWAGLGNDISDDQQDITRGKGKVDSLFQAPDGMGTHDAIMSSYEYLSTGLKTYNLDNTMGGFYIAPAFMDKLVVHISKNFMSLPNIKVPLILGIWGGKGQGKSFQCELVFAKMGINPIMMSAGELESGNAGEPAKLVRQRYREAADIIRKGKMCCLFINDLDAGAGRMGGTTQYTVNNQMVNATLMNIADNPTNVQLPGMYNKEENPRVPIIVTGNDFSTLYAPLIRDGRMEKFYWAPTREDRIGVCTGIFRTDNVPQEAIIKLVDTFPGQSIDFFGALRARVYDDEVRQWISKVGVESIGKKLVNSREGPPKFEQPKMTLEKLLEYGFMLVQEQENVKRVQLADKYLKDAALGDANKDAIERGTFYGQAAQQVGVPVPEGCTDRNASNFDPTARSDNGSCLYTN; encoded by the exons ATGGCAGCCGCCCTCTCAACTGCCGGAGTCGTTAACCATCTACCG CTGAACTTGCATGGATCC GGTGCTGGAGCTGCGGTCCCGAGTTCTTCTTTCTTAGGCACCAGCTTGAAGAAGGTGAACTCCTCCTTTGTAGTCAAGAACCCATCTTCAAATTTGAAGATTGTGGCTGCAGAAGGGGCCAAAA TCGATAGATGGGCTGGTCTAGGCAACGATATATCCGACGATCAACAAGATATTACCAGAGGAAAGGGCAAGGTTGATTCCCTATTCCAAGCACCCGACGGTATGGGAACGCACGATGCCATCATGAGCTCGTACGAGTACCTCAGCACTGGGCTAAAAAC ATATAACTTGGACAACACAATGGGTGGATTTTACATCGCTCCTGCATTCATGGACAAGCTTGTTGTTCACATTTCCAAGAATTTCATGAGCTTGCCTAACATCAAG GTTCCTCTTATTTTGGGTATTTGGGGA GGCAAAGGTCAGGGTAAATCATTTCAGTGCGAGCTTGTCTTCGCCAAGATGGGAATCAA CCCCATCATGATGAGCGCCGGAGAACTGGAGAGCGGTAATGCCGGAGAACCGGCGAAGCTGGTCCGGCAGAGGTATCGTGAAGCAGCAGACATCATCAGGAAAGGCAAAATGTGCTGCCTATTCATCAACGATCTCGATGCAGGTGCCGGCCGTATGGGTGGAACCACACAGTATACAGTCAACAACCAAATGGTGAATGCCACTCTCATGAACATTGCTGACAACCCCACAAATGTGCAGCTCCCTGGTATGTACAACAAAGAGGAGAATCCGCGAGTCCCCATCATAGTCACGGGCAACGACTTCTCAACCTTGTACGCCCCTCTAATTCGTGATGGCCGTATGGAGAAGTTCTACTGGGCTCCTACTCGTGAGGATCGTATCGGTGTCTGCACTGGTATTTTCCGAACTGATAATGTCCCACAAGAAGCTATTATCAAACTGGTCGACACCTTCCCTGGACAATCCATAG ATTTCTTCGGTGCTCTGAGGGCAAGAGTATACGATGACGAAGTTAGGCAATGGATAAGCAAAGTGGGAGTAGAGAGCATCGGTAAGAAGCTCGTGAACTCGAGGGAAGGGCCACCGAAGTTCGAGCAACCAAAAATGACGCTTGAGAAATTGCTTGAATACGGGTTCATGCTGGTCCAGGAGCAGGAGAATGTGAAGAGAGTGCAGTTGGCAGACAAATACCTGAAAGATGCTGCCCTGGGAGATGCTAACAAGGATGCTATCGAAAGAGGGACATTCTACG GCCAAGCAGCCCAACAAGTTGGAGTTCCAGTGCCTGAAGGTTGCACAGACCGAAATGCATCTAACTTCGATCCAACTGCAAGGAGCGACAATGGGTCGTGCCTATACACGAACTAG